The genomic region GGGTCGCGAGATAGCGGTCGAGGACACCACGGACGACATGCTGGCGAGCGTAGTGGACGAGCTGGTGGTGGGCCCGCTGGGAAGCCTCGCCCCCACGCTGCCGCACAACACGCGCGTGCTCGGGGCGCACCTTAAAGGGGAACTGGCGCAGGTGGACTTCAGCCACGAACTGGTGGAGGGGCTCCCCGAGGGGAGTTCCGCCGAGATGACCGCGGTCTACTCGGTGGTCGACACGGTCGCCGCCAACTTCCCCCAGGTGAAGGGTGTGCAGTTCCTGGTGGACGGCCACCCGGTCAAGGAGCTGAAAGGGCATCTCGACCTCTCCTCCCCGGTTGCGCCCGACTTCACGCTGGAGAAAAAGGAGGCGCCGGAAGCGCCGGCGGCCAAGGAAAAGCAGTAACGCCGATTCCACCATTCCCAAGCTGGAGCTTGGGCACCGCTAGAACTTATCTCGTCCCCTCCCCCTCCGGGGGAAGGAGAGCGGGAACAAGGCGCACGGCGGGATCTTGTGCTGATCAGGAAAAATATAATACCGAAGGGGTGATGGTAATGAAGATGCCTTTTATGCAGGCGGTTAAGGAGCGGGTGCTGGTTCTCGACGGCGCCATGGGGACCATGCTGCAGGAGCGCGGGCTGAAGCCGGGCCAGTCTCCCGAGGAGATGAACCTCACCGCAGCCGACGTGGTCGCCGGGGTGCACCGGGCTTACCTCGACGCCGGCGCCGACATCATCGTCACCAACACCTTCGGCGGCACCAAGGCGAAGCTGGAGCATTACGGCCTGGGGGATCAGGTGGCGCGCATCAACGCCGAAGCGGTGCGCATCGCCCGCGAGGTGGCAGGCGAAAAGGCCTACGTGGCAGGCTCCATCGGCCCCACCGGCCGTTTCCTGGAGCCGGTCGGCGACATGGGCTTCGACGAGGCGGTGTCGCTTTTCCGCGAGCAGGCGCAGGCGCTCATCGACGCCGGCTGCGACCTCATCAGCTTCGAAACCTTCCTCGACATCAAGGAGATCCGCGCCGGGGTCATCGCGGTGCGCGAGATCTCGAAGGATATCCCGGTCATCGCCATGCTAACCTTCGAGGAGAAGGGAAGAAGCGTCCTCGGCACTCCGCCGCAGGCGGCAGCCATCACCCTGGAGGCGGTAGGTGCGACCATCGTCGGCTCCAACTGCGGCCTGGGTCCCGAAGGGATCTACCAGATCCTCTCCGGCATGAGGGAGGTGACCTCGCTTCCGCTCATCTCCCAGGCGAACGCGGGGCTCCCGGTCCTCAAGGACGGGACCACCATCTTCCCGGCGACCCCGGACGAGATGACCGCCTACCACGACCGGCTGATCGAGCTCGGCGTCCGCATCATAGGGGGATGCTGCGGCACCACCCCCGCCCACATCGCCGCCATCAAGAAGGCGCTCGCCGCGAAGCAGGCCCCCTTCGCCCCCAAGAAGGAAGAAGGGACCACCTGGCTCTCCAGCCGCGGCAGCTTCGCCGCCATAGGCTCCGCCCATCCTGTCGCGCTTATCGGCGAGCGCATCAACCCGACCGGCAAGAAGCTCTACTCCCAGGAGTTAAGGGAAGGGAAGGTGAGCTACATCCGCCGCGAGGCGCTGGAGCAGACCGGGCTCGGCGCGACGCTTCTGGACGTGAACGTCGGCACCCCCGGGATCGACGAGCCGGCCGCCATGGAGCGCGCCGTCTTCTGCATCACCGGCGCCGTCCAGACGCCGCTGGTCCTCGACTCCTCCTCACCCGCCGCACTGGAGGCGGGGCTAAAGGCCGCCGACGGCAAGGTCCTCATCAACTCGGTGAACGGCGAAGAGAAAAGCCTCGCGGCCATCCTCCCCCTGGCCAAGAAGTACGGCGCGGCGCTGGTCTGCCTGACGCTGGACGACGCGGGCATTCCCGCCGAGGCCGCGGGACGGGTAGCCGTCGCCGAAAAGATCGCCGCTGCCGCGCTCGCTGCGGGCGTGAAGCGGAGCGACCTCGTGGTCGACTGCCTCACCCTGACCGTGAGCGCCGAGCCCAAGGGGGCGCTGGTGGCCCTTGAGGCGGTGCGCCAGGTGAGCGCGCTCGGACTCAACACGACGCTTGGGGTTTCCAACATCTCCTTCGGCCTCCCCTGCCGTCCGCTCATCTCCTCCACCTTCTTCTCCATGGCCATGGCCGCCGGTCTCACCTCGGCCATCGTCAACGTGAAGGAGGCGCCGATGATGGCGGCCTGGAGAAGCTCCATGGTGCTCCTGGAAAAGGACGTCAACGCGGCCCGCTACATCGAGGCGTACAAGGGACAGGCGGTCGGAGCCACCGTGGAGCCCGCCGCTGCCGCGGGTACTGCCGGCGTCCAGGCCGCGGCCGCCGGGCCGGAAGGGATCCGCGGGCGGCTTTCGAAAGCGGTCATAAACGGCGAGGCCGACAACGTGGTGGCGCTGGTGGAAGAGGCGCTGGCCGAGGGGCTCTCCCCGATGCAGATCAGCTCCGAGGCGCTCCTCGTCGGGCTAGACGAGGTGGGGCGTCGCTTCGGCTCCGGCGAGTTCTTCCTGCCGCAGGTGATGGTCTCCGCCGACACCATGAAGACCGCTTTCGCCAGGCTGAAACAGGAGCTTTCCACCGGCGGGCTCGAGAGCATCGGCAAGATCATGATGGCGACCGTCGAGGGGGACATCCACGACATCGGCAAGAACATCCTGGTCACCCTCCTGGAGAACAACGGCTTCGAGGTGATCGACCTGGGGAAGAACGTCCCTGCCGACCGCATCCTGCAGGAGGCGCGGGCCCACCAGGTGGACGCGGTCGGGCTCTCCGCGCTGATGACGACGACCATGGCGCAGATGGACAAGGTGGTCAAGCTGTTGAAGGCCGAGGGGGTCAAGAGCTTCACCATGGTGGGCGGGGCGGTGGTCACCCAGGAATACGCCGACGAGATCGGCGCCGACCTCTACGCCAAGGACGCCATGGAGGCGGTGGCCCGCATCAAGAAACTGCTGGCAAAATAAAGCTTTTCTACGGCGTCCAACTGGGTATATATCGCTTGCAACACTCTTCCCGCTGTGCTAACTTGCGGTCGAGTCCGCCATTTGGCGTAGAGGTAACGCGATGGTCGTAGGTTTCAACCATAACATCAGGTACAAAGGGGAGTTGTTCCACGTCCAGACCGAGGACAGCGGGAAGGCGAACCCGCATATCATCACCCTGCTGTACCGGGGCGGCACCATCCTCGCCTCGGCGAAAACCAGCTACGCCGACATCATCAAGACCGACCAGCTGGAACTGGTGGTCGAGTCGATCATGAAAGAGCAGCACAAGGAGATGATGCGGCGCCTCAAAAACGGGGAGTTCGACGCCAGGATCTTCCCCGGCGGCGCCCCGGCCCCCGAACCGGCCCCCTCTACAGAGGAGCCGGCCCCCGAAAAGCAGAGCCCTCCGGCCCCGCAGGCGCCCAGGCCAGAGCCCGCGCCCGCAGCCAAAGCCGCATCCCCGGCATCGCCAGCCAACCGTAGCCTGGACGAGGTGATCCTCGATTACCTCATCACGGGCGAAGACAAATAAAGCCAGCCTGAAAGGAACCTTCGTGAAAGAAAAGATTGCAGATCTGGAGGAAAAGGCGAGGCGCCTGCGCGTCGCCATCGTGAAGACGCTGCACAAGTCGCAGTCCGGTCACACCGGCGGGTCGCTCTCGGCCATCGACATGGTGTGCGCCCTGTACTTCCACAAGATGCGCCACAACCCGCAGGACCCCGCCTGGGAGGGCAGGGACCGCTTCGTGCTCAGCAAGGGGCACGCGGCGCCGGCGCTCTACGTGACCCTGGCGGAGTGCGGCTACTTCCCGGCGGAGGACCTGATGATGCTGCGCCGCCTGGGGAGCCACCTGCAGGGGCACCCGGACAGCAAGGGAACCCCCGGCGTCGACGTCTGCACCGGTTCGCTCGGCCAGGGGCTTTCCATGGCCAACGGCATGGCGCTCGGCTTCAAGCTGGACGGGAAAGACAACCGCGTCTACGCGGTTCTCGGCGACGGCGAACTTCAGGAGGGGCAGATCTGGGAGGCGGCCATGGCCGCCGGGCACTACAAGAGCGACAACCTCTGCGCCCTGATCGACGCCAACGGCCTGCAGATCGACGGCGACGTCTCGAAGGTCATGAACGTGGCCTCGATCGGCGACAAGTTCAAGGCGTTCGGCTGGAACGTGATCGAGATCGACGGGCACGACATGGGCCAGATCATCTCGGCCCTGGACCAGGCCGAGGCGCACAAAGGGGCGCCCACCGCCATCGTCGCCAAGACGGTGAAGGGCAAGGGTGTGCACCTGTTCGAGAACAAGGCCTCCTACCACGGCGTCACCCCGAACGACGAGGAACTTCCCGAGGCGCTCAGGTGCCTTGGCTGCTGCGACTAAGGCAGAACCAGGGGCTAGGGGCTAGGGGCTCTCAAACCGAATCAGCAATCAGGGACTGGGGCTTAGGCTCCCTCCTTTCAGAAAGGATATTAACTATGATCGCAACGAGGGACGCCTACGGCGAGGCGCTGGCCGAGCTGGGGGGCGAGAACGACAAGATAGTGGCGCTGGACGCGGACCTCTCCGGGTCCACCAAGACCGGCGTATTCGCCAAGAAATTCCCCAACCGCTTCTTCAACATGGGGATCGCCGAGGCCAACATGGTGGGAACCGCAGCAGGCCTCGCCTCCGTGGGGAAGATCCCTTTCCTCTCCACCTTCGCCATCTTCGCCGCCGGCCGCGGCTGGGAGCAGATCCGCCAGTCGCTTGCCTACCCGAAGGCCAACGTGAAGGTGGTCGCCACCCACGGCGGC from Citrifermentans bremense harbors:
- a CDS encoding GerMN domain-containing protein; the encoded protein is MKKRTNRAKGTLLIAFLVFAVVVGLLVFRKYQTATRVTPPAPAEQAPDIKLVALYFGAPDGSGLMREGREIAVEDTTDDMLASVVDELVVGPLGSLAPTLPHNTRVLGAHLKGELAQVDFSHELVEGLPEGSSAEMTAVYSVVDTVAANFPQVKGVQFLVDGHPVKELKGHLDLSSPVAPDFTLEKKEAPEAPAAKEKQ
- a CDS encoding homocysteine S-methyltransferase family protein — its product is MKMPFMQAVKERVLVLDGAMGTMLQERGLKPGQSPEEMNLTAADVVAGVHRAYLDAGADIIVTNTFGGTKAKLEHYGLGDQVARINAEAVRIAREVAGEKAYVAGSIGPTGRFLEPVGDMGFDEAVSLFREQAQALIDAGCDLISFETFLDIKEIRAGVIAVREISKDIPVIAMLTFEEKGRSVLGTPPQAAAITLEAVGATIVGSNCGLGPEGIYQILSGMREVTSLPLISQANAGLPVLKDGTTIFPATPDEMTAYHDRLIELGVRIIGGCCGTTPAHIAAIKKALAAKQAPFAPKKEEGTTWLSSRGSFAAIGSAHPVALIGERINPTGKKLYSQELREGKVSYIRREALEQTGLGATLLDVNVGTPGIDEPAAMERAVFCITGAVQTPLVLDSSSPAALEAGLKAADGKVLINSVNGEEKSLAAILPLAKKYGAALVCLTLDDAGIPAEAAGRVAVAEKIAAAALAAGVKRSDLVVDCLTLTVSAEPKGALVALEAVRQVSALGLNTTLGVSNISFGLPCRPLISSTFFSMAMAAGLTSAIVNVKEAPMMAAWRSSMVLLEKDVNAARYIEAYKGQAVGATVEPAAAAGTAGVQAAAAGPEGIRGRLSKAVINGEADNVVALVEEALAEGLSPMQISSEALLVGLDEVGRRFGSGEFFLPQVMVSADTMKTAFARLKQELSTGGLESIGKIMMATVEGDIHDIGKNILVTLLENNGFEVIDLGKNVPADRILQEARAHQVDAVGLSALMTTTMAQMDKVVKLLKAEGVKSFTMVGGAVVTQEYADEIGADLYAKDAMEAVARIKKLLAK
- a CDS encoding transketolase, with amino-acid sequence MKEKIADLEEKARRLRVAIVKTLHKSQSGHTGGSLSAIDMVCALYFHKMRHNPQDPAWEGRDRFVLSKGHAAPALYVTLAECGYFPAEDLMMLRRLGSHLQGHPDSKGTPGVDVCTGSLGQGLSMANGMALGFKLDGKDNRVYAVLGDGELQEGQIWEAAMAAGHYKSDNLCALIDANGLQIDGDVSKVMNVASIGDKFKAFGWNVIEIDGHDMGQIISALDQAEAHKGAPTAIVAKTVKGKGVHLFENKASYHGVTPNDEELPEALRCLGCCD